Proteins from a single region of Pangasianodon hypophthalmus isolate fPanHyp1 chromosome 7, fPanHyp1.pri, whole genome shotgun sequence:
- the elf1 gene encoding ETS-related transcription factor Elf-1 produces MTTAVQPNELVFEFASNGMDEINQLDDPSVFPAVIVEQVPAADLMQVYSGLEADEVTNGIMVDTMQDVVEENIMVGDVGLSVETPVSGGEDNVETIEAAEALLNMESPNNILDEKRMIHTYGALLEPDLPYISLRPEQLSADCMDVSLDEETSSMDEIPQKSPSKPPRKNKVRKPRVVRPCSPITNPSLPLKKKSKEGKGNTIYLWEFLLALLQDKNTCPKYIKWTQREKGIFKLVDSKAVSKLWGKHKNKPDMNYETMGRALRYYYQRGILAKVEGQRLVYQFKEMPTDLVVIDEDDGQCGDSSPGFGGQRSNCHSRVMSRGASRAQGKGSGHTQTKAVKKEPGASVLYHNAKCKQSEQLLQTVHVLQPNQGAAVPASAHTLRTINMPATVPMVLTSGSQGGAPVTLQTVPLTSVLANSDSLNGLTRVVTLNANGQPVVAQQPGTVIATVLKPGELQNLQVKEEILEPQFLQSLVNGNPFCKEETDGDSSELGHRTVIVGVASQGMCQLANGHSEAGAELASSPSEGLTPVEELEVKSEIAGAKELLECPQVPVAVQIPTSQFIQVKTELSET; encoded by the exons ATGACCACTGCAGTCCAGCCCAACGAGCTCGTCTTCGAGTTTGCCAGCAATGGCATGGATGAAATCAATCAG cTGGATGACCCATCTGTGTTTCCAGCGGTGATCGTGGAGCAGGTGCCTGCTGCGGACCTCATGCAGGTGTACTCAGGGCTGGAGGCTGATGAGGTCACTAATGGCATCATGGTGGACACCATGCAGGATGTAGTGGAGGAGAACATTATGGTGGGAGATGTAGGGCTGTCTG TAGAGACTCCAGTCTCTGGAGGAGAAGATAATGTAGAGACCATAGAGGCAGCTGAGGCTTTGCTGAATATGGAGTCTCCCAACAACATCCTGGACGAGAAACGCATGA TTCACACGTATGGAGCTCTGCTGGAACCAGACCTGCCCTACATATCTTTGCGGCCGGAGCAACTTTCTGCTGACTGCATGGACGTCTCTCTGGATGAAGAAACATCATCTATGGATGAGATTCCTCAGAAGAGTCCATCTAAACCACCTAGGAAAAATAAAG tgcgcAAACCTAGGGTGGTGCGCCCTTGTTCCCCTATCACCAATCCGTCTCTCCCTCTAAAGAAAAAGAGTAAAGAAGGAAAAG GTAACACAATTTACCTGTGGGAGTTTTTGCTGGCTTTGCTGCAAGACAAAAACACCTGTCCCAAATATATCAAGTGGACGCAGAGAGAGAAGGGTATCTTTAAGCTAGTGGACTCAAAGGCTGTGTCCAAGCTGTGGGGAAAGCACAAGAACAAGCCTGATATGAACTATGAGACCATGGGAAGGGCTCTCAG GTATTACTACCAGAGGGGCATTCTGGCAAAAGTTGAAGGTCAGAGGCTTGTGTACCAGTTTAAGGAGATGCCCACGGACCTGGTGGTCATTGATGAAGATGATGGGCAGTGTGGAGACTCCAGCCCTGGTTTTGGCGGCCAGCGCTCCAACTGCCACAGTCGTGTCATGAGCCGCGGAGCATCGCGCGCCCAGGGCAAAGGGTCCGGCCACACGCAAACCAAAGCAGTGAAGAAGGAGCCAGGAGCGAGTGTGCTCTACCATAATGCCAAATGCAAACAAAGTGAGCAGCTGCTGCAGACTGTACATGTGCTGCAGCCAAACCAGGGAGCTGCTGTTCCTGCTTCTGCACACACGCTGAG AACCATTAACATGCCTGCCACTGTTCCCATGGTCCTTACATCCGGATCGCAAGGAGGAGCACCAGTCACATTGCAAACGGTGCCCCTAACCTCTGTACTGGCCAACAGTGACTCTCTGAATGGTCTGACCCGTGTGGTTACACTCAATGCCAACGGGCAGCCTGTGGTAGCGCAGCAGCCTGGTACTGTCATTGCCACCGTGCTGAAGCCTGGTGAGCTTCAGAATCTGCAGGTAAAAGAGGAGATCCTGGAGCCACAGTTCTTGCAGTCGCTGGTCAATGGCAATCCGTTCTGCAAGGAGGAGACTGATGGAGATTCATCTGAGCTTGGCCATAGGACTGTGATTGTTGGTGTTGCTAGTCAGGGCATGTGCCAGCTTGCTAACGGACACTCAGAGGCAGGGGCAGAGCTGGCAAGCAGCCCCAGTGAAGGTCTAACCCCAGTGGAAGAGCTGGAGGTGAAGAGTGAAATTGCCGGAGCCAAAGAGTTGCTAGAATGTCCACAAGTGCCTGTTGCTGTGCAAATACCCACTTCCCAGTTCATCCAGGTGAAAACAGAGCTCTCTGAGACCTAA